From one Caldichromatium japonicum genomic stretch:
- the pilQ gene encoding type IV pilus secretin PilQ, protein MLITLAAPIWAVDLQEVKFSSLPGQQIEIQLALSAPIPEPQTFATESPARIAMDLPGVTSRLASKSVPIGLGAVHSLVAVESGGRTRVVLNLTDPVPYQVSTQGNQVIIKVGEQRQPVPSAPVAGQSARAQTPNAQNPETPAWTQPARVRQGPHAAPEVRDISFRRGPTGEGRVMIKLPSPQTRVAVRQEGMHLLVDLYQTSLPQQLYRRLDVVDFATPVTMVESRPKGQNVEVEVQTQGDYDYMAYQTEDLFTLEIRALTPAEKEELARKKVVYEGERLSLNFQDIPVRSVLQILADFTDMNLVASDTVQGNITLRLKNVPWDQALDIILKAKGLAMRQDGNVMRIAPAQELAAQEQLEMESMQKIEELAPLRTEFIQVNYAKAADIAAVLLGSGRGNGGGAQTARRRNTQAQGAGGMDQVAAAAGIPDRGILSLRGSITVDERTNTLIVQDTLAALEAVRRAVKLLDVAVRQVMIESRVVIASNNFARDLGVKFGISGSAGKFGSNEILIGGGQSGGIAPSDYDSGPFGLNTGGTRYNSTLAGADGNASLITNLPAVSPSGSIDFLIGKVGSYLVQLELSAMQREGRGEIISSPRVVTADKHKATIKVGTEIPYQQQTGQGNTNVSFKEAVLQLDVTPQITPDDRIIMDLEINKDNPDWSRSVLGTPPIDTRSIKTNVLVDNGETVVLGGVFEREKTFNKEQVPWLGDMPVLGRLFKKEARNDQNTELLIFVTPKILKTDLIEKR, encoded by the coding sequence ATGCTGATAACCCTGGCTGCCCCGATCTGGGCGGTTGACCTTCAGGAGGTCAAATTTTCCAGCCTTCCCGGCCAGCAGATCGAGATCCAACTCGCTCTCAGCGCCCCCATCCCCGAACCCCAGACCTTCGCGACCGAATCGCCCGCACGCATTGCCATGGACCTACCTGGCGTGACCAGTCGCCTCGCCAGTAAATCGGTACCCATTGGTCTTGGAGCGGTCCATAGCTTGGTCGCGGTCGAATCCGGCGGACGCACCCGGGTGGTGTTGAACCTCACTGATCCGGTCCCTTATCAAGTCAGCACCCAAGGTAATCAGGTCATTATCAAGGTCGGTGAGCAGAGACAGCCAGTTCCTTCTGCCCCAGTTGCTGGACAGTCGGCTCGCGCCCAGACGCCGAATGCTCAAAACCCAGAAACGCCAGCCTGGACCCAACCAGCACGGGTGCGTCAGGGACCGCATGCAGCACCTGAGGTCCGCGACATCAGCTTCCGCCGCGGTCCAACGGGCGAGGGGCGGGTGATGATCAAACTGCCTAGCCCGCAGACGCGTGTCGCAGTGCGTCAGGAAGGCATGCACCTCCTGGTCGATCTCTATCAGACCAGCCTGCCGCAGCAGCTCTATCGGCGGCTCGATGTTGTGGATTTCGCCACGCCGGTAACCATGGTCGAGTCTCGGCCGAAGGGGCAGAACGTCGAGGTCGAGGTCCAAACCCAGGGCGACTATGACTACATGGCCTATCAGACCGAAGACCTGTTCACCCTGGAGATCCGCGCCCTGACGCCAGCGGAAAAGGAAGAGCTGGCGCGCAAAAAGGTCGTTTATGAAGGTGAGCGGCTGTCACTGAACTTCCAAGATATTCCCGTCCGCTCGGTGCTTCAGATCTTGGCCGACTTTACCGACATGAACCTGGTGGCGAGCGACACCGTCCAGGGCAATATCACCCTGCGCCTAAAGAACGTTCCCTGGGACCAGGCGCTCGACATCATCCTTAAGGCCAAGGGCCTGGCGATGCGCCAGGATGGTAATGTGATGCGGATCGCACCGGCCCAGGAGCTCGCCGCTCAGGAACAGCTCGAGATGGAATCGATGCAAAAGATCGAGGAACTGGCGCCCTTGCGCACTGAATTTATCCAGGTCAATTATGCCAAGGCAGCGGATATCGCGGCTGTTCTGCTCGGTTCGGGGCGGGGTAACGGCGGCGGGGCGCAGACGGCCAGGCGGCGCAATACCCAAGCGCAGGGGGCCGGGGGGATGGATCAGGTGGCAGCTGCTGCAGGGATTCCGGACCGGGGGATCCTATCGCTCCGCGGTTCGATCACCGTCGATGAGCGCACCAATACCCTGATCGTTCAGGATACCCTGGCTGCACTCGAGGCTGTACGCCGGGCGGTTAAACTGCTTGATGTCGCAGTGCGCCAGGTGATGATCGAATCGCGTGTGGTCATTGCGAGCAATAATTTCGCCCGTGATCTGGGCGTCAAATTTGGTATCTCGGGGTCGGCAGGGAAGTTCGGCAGCAATGAGATCCTGATCGGCGGCGGGCAAAGCGGCGGTATTGCCCCGAGCGACTATGATTCAGGCCCATTCGGGCTCAATACGGGGGGGACGCGTTATAACTCCACCCTTGCCGGCGCGGATGGCAATGCAAGCCTAATCACCAATCTCCCCGCGGTCTCACCCTCAGGATCAATCGACTTTTTGATCGGCAAGGTGGGATCTTACCTCGTCCAGCTTGAGCTCTCGGCCATGCAGCGCGAAGGGCGCGGCGAGATCATCTCAAGCCCACGCGTCGTGACCGCCGATAAGCATAAGGCGACGATCAAGGTCGGTACCGAAATCCCTTACCAACAACAGACCGGCCAGGGTAATACAAATGTTTCATTCAAAGAGGCGGTATTACAGCTCGACGTCACCCCCCAGATCACGCCGGATGACCGAATCATCATGGATCTTGAGATCAACAAGGACAACCCCGACTGGTCGCGCAGCGTCCTGGGCACACCCCCGATCGACACCCGTTCGATCAAGACCAATGTCCTAGTGGACAATGGGGAGACGGTAGTCTTAGGCGGGGTCTTCGAGCG
- a CDS encoding pilus assembly protein PilP: protein MIPPRPSFISWVLALLLLTLLLLTGCGYRDTSDLDSYIAQVNARPPGPIDPIPEPQPVETFVYEPGERRDPFRSDVKEQPLEEDLIVESGPAPDPNRPREELESYPLDSLQMVGTLEQEGIRWGLIRTRDGVIHRVTVGNYLGQNHGQIVEIELDAIHLNEIVADTPGHWRERSATIALTK from the coding sequence GTGATTCCACCGCGACCCTCTTTCATCTCTTGGGTATTAGCCCTCTTATTACTAACACTCTTATTACTAACAGGCTGTGGATATCGGGATACGAGCGATCTCGACTCCTATATCGCCCAGGTCAATGCCCGTCCACCTGGACCGATCGACCCCATCCCTGAACCTCAACCGGTCGAGACCTTTGTCTATGAGCCAGGCGAGCGTCGGGATCCCTTTCGATCGGACGTCAAGGAACAGCCTCTAGAGGAGGATCTCATCGTCGAAAGCGGACCTGCCCCTGATCCCAATCGTCCGCGCGAAGAACTCGAAAGCTATCCGCTTGATTCACTCCAGATGGTCGGTACTCTTGAACAAGAAGGCATTCGTTGGGGATTGATTCGCACGCGGGATGGCGTCATACATCGCGTCACTGTCGGCAACTACCTGGGCCAGAATCATGGCCAGATCGTCGAAATCGAATTGGATGCCATCCATCTCAATGAAATCGTTGCTGATACCCCTGGTCATTGGCGGGAGCGTTCGGCCACGATCGCACTGACTAAATAA
- a CDS encoding type 4a pilus biogenesis protein PilO, with product MDLNELNQLDLNNFGEWPVQVKVIAILIVCIALGAAAYYYDTKPLLEELASQQQNEQELRKTFEVKQQKAANLQAYRDQLAKMQELFGAMLKQLPNKAEVAALLIDVSQTGLANGLEFERFEPQNELTQEFYVELPIIIRVRGQYHDFGRFVSGLAALPRIVTIHNIQILGGNEKGNPERLAMQATLKTYRYQEEGGK from the coding sequence ATGGATCTCAATGAACTCAACCAACTTGATCTCAACAATTTTGGCGAATGGCCGGTTCAGGTCAAGGTCATTGCCATTCTGATCGTCTGCATTGCCCTGGGTGCAGCGGCCTATTATTACGACACCAAGCCCTTGCTCGAGGAGCTTGCCAGCCAACAGCAGAATGAACAAGAGCTGCGCAAGACATTCGAGGTCAAACAGCAAAAAGCAGCCAATCTTCAGGCCTATCGTGATCAACTTGCCAAGATGCAAGAGCTATTCGGCGCCATGCTCAAACAATTGCCGAATAAGGCCGAGGTTGCTGCACTTCTGATCGATGTCTCCCAGACTGGATTGGCCAATGGTCTGGAGTTTGAACGCTTTGAACCGCAAAACGAGCTGACACAAGAGTTTTACGTAGAGTTGCCGATCATCATCCGGGTGCGCGGTCAATATCATGACTTTGGCCGTTTTGTCAGCGGTCTAGCGGCCCTGCCGCGGATCGTGACGATCCATAATATCCAGATCTTGGGTGGAAACGAGAAAGGAAATCCTGAGCGTCTAGCGATGCAGGCCACCCTTAAGACCTATCGTTATCAAGAGGAGGGTGGCAAGTGA
- a CDS encoding PilN domain-containing protein, with amino-acid sequence MIRINLLPWREAARQQRRQEFLIMLGTAVGLVCVGIVGQHLYFQDRISAQQLRNQTLQNQIALLDRKIKEIQEIEKTKANLLARMDIIQRLQKSRPEVVRLFDELVSALPEGVYLTKLEQSGKTITVEGMAQSNARVSAFMRRIEASRSIDLPRLMLIESRGGKETGFSHFRLSFNQVAPKPGAGGAKAASPPPQT; translated from the coding sequence ATGATACGCATTAACCTACTACCTTGGCGCGAGGCGGCGCGTCAACAGCGCCGGCAAGAGTTCCTGATCATGCTGGGTACAGCAGTGGGCCTGGTATGCGTGGGGATCGTTGGACAACACCTCTATTTTCAGGACCGTATCAGCGCCCAACAACTACGCAACCAAACACTGCAAAACCAGATCGCCCTCCTTGACCGCAAAATCAAAGAGATCCAAGAGATCGAAAAGACCAAGGCCAACCTATTGGCGCGTATGGACATCATCCAGCGCCTGCAAAAAAGTCGCCCCGAGGTTGTGCGTCTCTTCGATGAACTGGTGTCGGCCTTACCCGAAGGGGTCTATCTCACTAAGCTCGAACAATCCGGCAAAACGATTACGGTCGAAGGCATGGCCCAATCGAATGCCCGGGTCTCGGCCTTTATGCGTAGGATCGAGGCCTCACGCTCGATCGATCTGCCGCGGCTCATGTTGATTGAAAGCAGGGGAGGCAAGGAAACCGGCTTCAGTCACTTCCGTCTGTCATTTAACCAGGTCGCGCCTAAACCCGGGGCGGGAGGGGCCAAGGCTGCCAGCCCGCCTCCGCAGACCTGA
- a CDS encoding pilus assembly protein PilM has protein sequence MFGLTRKNEPLLGIDISTTAIKLVELSRTATTPTPRYRVEHYAVESLPPGAISDKKIAQHEAVSEAIRRVVSRSRTKTKRAAVALPGAAVITKVIMLSAALSDAEMEEQIQYGADQHIPYPLEEVKLDFTVLGPAPGNTEMMEVLLVASRSENVDDRASVLEIAGLTPVVVDVESYAIQNACSLLPDVNDPQTRPVVGVVDIGASATTLYVLHDDRIIYTREQNFGGRQLKEEVQRRYSLTDEQAMQKIREGTVADTYEGEVLTPFREALAQQIGRALQFFYSGTSFSSIDRLILAGGTASIPRIQTVVEERLKIPTAVANPFAQMAFASRIDSKLLLREAPEMMVAVGLALRGFD, from the coding sequence ATGTTTGGCCTCACGCGCAAGAACGAACCGCTCCTGGGGATCGACATCAGCACCACCGCGATCAAACTGGTCGAACTCTCCCGCACAGCGACGACGCCAACGCCGCGTTATCGCGTCGAGCATTATGCAGTTGAGTCCCTCCCACCGGGGGCCATTAGCGACAAAAAGATCGCCCAGCACGAGGCGGTCAGCGAGGCCATCCGCCGGGTAGTCTCCAGGTCGAGGACCAAAACAAAACGGGCGGCAGTTGCCCTACCGGGTGCTGCAGTCATCACCAAGGTCATCATGCTCTCAGCGGCACTCAGCGATGCGGAGATGGAAGAGCAGATCCAATATGGCGCTGACCAACACATCCCCTACCCCCTGGAAGAGGTCAAGCTCGATTTCACTGTGCTAGGACCAGCTCCTGGCAACACGGAGATGATGGAGGTCCTGCTCGTAGCCTCGCGCAGCGAGAATGTGGATGACCGCGCCAGCGTCCTTGAAATCGCCGGTCTGACGCCCGTCGTGGTCGATGTCGAGTCCTATGCCATCCAAAATGCCTGTTCGTTATTGCCGGACGTTAACGACCCTCAGACACGCCCGGTGGTTGGTGTCGTTGACATTGGGGCATCGGCCACGACCCTCTATGTCCTCCATGACGACCGCATCATCTATACCCGTGAACAGAATTTTGGCGGACGCCAGCTCAAAGAAGAGGTTCAACGCCGCTATAGCCTAACCGACGAACAGGCCATGCAAAAGATCCGCGAGGGCACGGTCGCCGATACCTATGAAGGCGAGGTGCTAACCCCGTTCCGTGAGGCGCTCGCCCAGCAGATCGGTCGAGCCTTGCAGTTTTTTTATTCGGGCACGAGCTTTTCAAGCATCGATCGTCTGATCTTAGCGGGCGGCACGGCCAGCATTCCGCGCATTCAAACAGTGGTTGAGGAACGGTTGAAGATTCCGACTGCGGTAGCCAATCCCTTTGCCCAGATGGCGTTTGCGTCCCGGATCGATTCCAAGCTGTTGCTGCGTGAAGCGCCGGAGATGATGGTGGCGGTGGGTCTAGCCTTGCGGGGGTTTGACTGA